ACACCGGATACAATTTAAACACCTAGGCTACAGTtacactttatgctcatttaatatcagtataaataggctacgttttattttatttacttttaaccgaaaaggctaataataataataataatgaatgcataaaatggttagtcaatattggatgaagagataaattaataaataggcTAAACAAATAAGTTATTTGTgaagttggtaacaacaaagtggtggcatgactgttgcagagaactgtaaaaattacaatcagagagagaagataaaaagtcaatAACATGCTGCCATACATGAAAATTGTCtgtacagtatattggctcctcatcctcgtctcctcttcctctctgacgcCTAAGGGCGCTCTGGCCCGCACTAGTCATTGTGAAGTACTGCACatattgtgtagcattgctgttaaCTTTATCACTGTTGGGAATAAAGagcagatctccctttgattggtgaatgtcccatAAGCTCAGCTTCCATGCGTCTCCTCAATTTGCGTTCTGCAAAAACATggtgaacctcgttatattcaattaatgcttgttgtcattagcaggaccatacacagagttgtctccgctgtcttcactgatcctggaagctttaatctcgacccacagagcaatttttaaaactaaatattattatttgatgaacgaagcagtgattgtgtaaaagaaatatatggttctgcacaaaatgattgcaaaacaaaatgcaattatgtggtgaattaagttGTGCATAATATTGGTAAATATTTCTAGTAAGGTAAATTACAAACTTTTTTAAAGTTACgcaacaaatataatgaagttgcaatgacgagcagcacgTGTATGGACAGCGtttctcttaagtagcacttaaagcgcatcctcgcagttcatgttaagtgcagttttgggaaacgcacgcaAAAAATAACGAATGTTAGTAAAAATCGCTggtagaaaacgctcttaatcgctaagatcaatcgttattgggaaacaaggcccTGGTCAGTACTGAATGTTGTACACCATATTGGAAATTTCCTGAATTCATGGTTATTTGCTCTTCCAAATGGACATATTTCATGGGAGAAAATAGTGGACAAGTACAtaagtctttctttcttcacttccACCATCTCTCCCTTTCATTGTCTCATATGTCTTATTTTGATTTATAATAACTTCATAAGGCTTTCTGGGCTAAATTAAAGTGATTGTTGCTCAACTATCTTCAGAATTTTCTATGGAAGAAAATTGTGGATGagtacataattttatttttctttctttttttttattccttgaaTTTGTATAGAATgaaactttttttcttcagttgtTTCTCAATTATCTTCACAGCTATTCTTGTTGGTTTTGATTCTGAGTTAAACGTTTGCTCTCCAAATCAACACTGAGCTGTAAAAGAGGCACATGATGGTGAAGCGTAAAATGCAGATGTTTGTATCACATAGCCTAAAGGAATCTGTGTGTGTTCTTCTGCTTGTTTGTGAATCCATATAAGAGGCACAATGGCTGGAACTTGTGTTGttataaattaacaatttattgcAATCTGTGTACTGTATAATGGATGTACAGTAAGATGGTTATTATACATTGAGCAATGCGAGGGAATCGAATGAAGATGTTGTTCCATATTGACCTTTTTATTTAAATGctcaattataaaataaaaaggaaataaatccTTTCTGGAGCATGATCCTTTGTTGATTATCTTTAATGTTTTGTCCCCAATGTTTAGTCTTTAATGTTTTTGGCCTGTGTGCCGAAACACGTTGGCAAATAAAGTTATCTTTCtgactttttttccattttacaaGTGTTTCTGGTTTTGTTTTTCACCAGTGTTTTGTCCCCAAGAAATGATCATTGAAATAACCATGCTTTCTTCTCTGTGAGTAAATTCCTGCCTGTATGTGCCAAACATCTGACACATACTACTGTAACTTTGGAGCACTGCCAAAAGACTATTCTCTTCATCCCAGTTCTCAGTGTAAATCATTAAGGGCAGCAAAAGATCAAACACTGTGTATGTTCTGTGCACTTTGTATTTATTCAGCTGATTCAAACTTGTTTTCGGCATGATGTGTTTTAGCGACTTCACTACCTCTATTGGCCAATAGATCCCTCTCTTattggaagaaaacaaaacatttatttcttaaCAGATAAAACCTAAGTTAGACACAAATTCATTTTGACACCTTTATTCCCCCTGCCCACAACATCTTAACAGAAAACTAGAAAGCAACAATAAAATAAGTAATCCATGAAAAATATTGGCAGAATCATGGCCGGGACTAGCGTTGGGGTAGGGGGGTGCTAGGAGGGGCACTGCCCCCTTGATTTTCCTTGTGTCCCTCCAGAAGCTTCTGACACCTCTTTCCCGGTCCAATGAAAAGATAACCACATTTCCAACCAAAGATCGCATCTTAGTACAGGTCCTGGGCAGAATATCAAACTATATTCTTAGAAACTTGTCCCAACCTTCAACATCTCTCAGAGACAGATGTCATCCAGTGAGGTGAGACGTTGACCAAACAGCTGTTCCTCATGGTCAGATAGTTGCCGTAGAAATCCAGCATTTGGGGTGGCACAACCTCGTCTTTCCTTTAGCCAACGAAAAGCGTGTAACAGAGACCAACGACGATGCTCCATCAGGAAGCCTAACGTCAGCACCGAGCTACGACTCCGGCCGAGACTGCAGTGCACCAACACCCGGCCACCCGGTGACCCCGCTGCCCCCCGCAAGGCCTCAGCTATGAATCGAGAGGCTTCTGGAAGGGCCTGCCGAAGATCCTGCTGTGCGTCGTCACTTAGCCGTAGTCGAAGGTAATGTAAAACACTCGGGAAGGCATCAGAGATTTCGGCCGTCGCGTTGACAACATGGGTGATGTGGAGGTTTTTGATGATGCGGTAGTCATGTGCTTGCAAAGCAGAGCCCTGGTACAGCGCCTCCTCCAGGATTTCAGAGGGATAGATGGTGAGGGATTGACGCTCTGACTCTAGGAGGACCATGCGAGGAGTGCACAGGAAGGGATACAGAGAGTGAAAAGCAGAATATCCCCCCTGGAGGATTACAGGGTCCATTCCCAGGGCACTTAGCTGGAAGAAACACTGCTGGAGAGTGGGAGAGTCAGCGCGTGCTTCCTGACTGCCAACTAAACCACAAAgccacatatacatacataatacgttataacctctgctagagaaaacactcATTTGCACaatttgactccaaatcttaaaGTAACTGAGATTTAGCTTTTGTGACAACTACCCTGATCTCCCCtaattagtggtcaaccgatatttGGCATTTTGGAATTATCAGCATTAGCTGATAACTGTGCTTGGTTTGTCATTAGTGTTACCTCActcttgtgtcagttccaaaatctaccaacagtcTGTAATCTTCACAATAAATAACATGGAGGAGTACAGATTTTCTGTCCAGACTTTTTccgctttaaaatatttttgagcaGATTTTGATTAAACTttgtgtaaaattaattttaatttagtttcagAGTACAGTTTTCAGCACATATCgtttgctgtcattaaattgtgttatgtatatacagtattatattggTAATCTGCCATCTTTCTCGTTAAAACCATTATCGGTTGACCACTTATTATAATAGACTTATCTTTGCCAAGAACAGTATTTGGTTGCATTATTAtgatattaattacaatattattaGTTATATGAAACTATGAGAATGTTGTACCAGGACTTTGTCCTTCTTCAGCATAAAGCAGTATTATGGAGAACTCTTGAAGCTGAACACAGCTTATCAAGCAGCCAAGTTCTGGATGCATCACTGTCACACTGGCACGGGCAGTCACCAGGTGACTCTGCTTATATctgcacacatgcatacacacaaagtAGTTAGAATCTGAAATACTACTTTTAAATACTGTGAAAGTGACACGTGTATTTGTGGGACACATAACATGATCAATTTagatatgtttacattttaaattctgtcatcatttattcatcctcaggttgttcaaaacctgtatgactttctttgtttgaTGGAATATAAGAGAACGTGTAaggctgaatgttagcctcagtcaccattcactttcattgcacctttttttccCACACAATGAAATCGAATTTTTGTTTGATGGGGGgttcattaataagtcatttacaaatgtattataaatattttatatgcagttatagcgGCATCCATAAAAGGGgcaactttcatccaatacttgccaTATAGTAAACATTTTAACTTGCATATtcaaaaagtttaaataaaacacatattcaaacttataataattaaaaacataaactgctctaattcatgatttatgtcacaatgtaggAAAATAGATTTTTATAGTGAGAATAAAGAAGGGATTGTGTTATTTTGCTagactttgtgtttatattaatgacTTTGTCttgacttgtgttgtcacttgtcACGCTGATGTAAAAAAGTCCTGTATCATATAATAAATCCTGATGACCATACTGAACATTTATGTACAGGTTTCTATTGTTGGCAAATCCTTAACAAAGGCTTCACTTGtgtacactttacattaaggtacatttgcATAGGTTAAGAATGTTgtataagtgttattaagcatttataacatgtgagggaaactactatttggcaggtattgcatgaaagtcgttATAACCGCCTTTCAAtgatttattatgcatttgtaaattaatgaaAATTCATTAATGAATCCTTTCATAATCCTTCAACAAAGGGAAAGGGAACACAAAGGTGTTAcctttaatttttaggtgaactatccctttaaatatgcactcagtaaaaaaaattctcatttaaaaaatgttttaacatatgtataaaatcatgaccacagatgaagacaccagtcatatcagtaaccttataaaagcagttttaatCTACatgagagggtcccctcatgggggctgccatgtcaggatcacatgaccagctgaatactacttgtttaatctcagtaactgctcggttattggacactttcactcactgattaaattaataatggccgactgtgaataattaattattacaaCTCAGGGAATTTCCAGGGAACTCAAAACAGAtacaaaaatgtataccttgaatgcactgtaagtcactttggataaaagcgtctgccaaatgcatacatgtaaatgtacaATGGTTGTATGTATCAATGTTACCTCTCTGCAGAGCGGCAATCCAGAATAAGTATGTAGTATGGATCATGCAGTGAAGGTTGGCCTGCTTCAGCATTTAGAAGGTTGTATACCTGCTGTGGGGTCACATAACCTCTCTCTATATTTGCCTTTTCTGGAAGAGCAGGAATCAGAAGCGCtttcacacagagacacacatacacatagaaaaacacaaaaacatagaAATTATTTCCACATTGACTATTCATACAATCAACAGTTCCCAGATACAAACAGGGAAAAGCATTTCAAATACGGactaaacagactgatctcacagtgaaatcagaaaaactaggttgacttttctttagctgaaattggtctgtgcttaccaaaatgcaaaacactgcccccagtgtggactcaaggcatttttaaaatgaataagtcGCTAATCCACAATAATTTCTCAAAAATTTCACAACTCCTGAAAAACAATGGAACAATCTTCAGCATACCTTCAGTGTTTGTCTGAGATGATTCAGTGACTTCATTTTGGGAAAGTTTGACTGTGCCATTAATTTCTTTGCAAGAAGCGCTACTCTGGACATTCAGTGAACCCCGTAAGCCAGTGGAGCAAACCAAACGACATTTATCAACTCTGTGGGGAGGGGGGAGAATTGCAGTAATTGTTGTGAATACTTTGTATATTGTAGCTAATGTAATTAGCAGTTTCAAACAGACCCTTTCAGCCACAACAGTTGatttattttcacatattttcacaattatttttaaaaagagcaCATCTTGAATATATTTCTTGATTATTTGCTATGTTCACAATAGTGaagaattttaatatatatataattttaaacttGTCAGAGGTACTCACCTAGACACCACAATGCCCATGGTTTTGGATGGGAGTCATTCGGGACTTGTAGTcgtagcactctctctctctctctctcctatggGCCAAAAGGCAAGAGAGAGAATACAACCATcctgacacgcacacacacactcagtccgACACAATGAAAAACACAAACTCCCTATAGCATTTCTCTGCTCAGATACATCCAAATCTACCaaaaataatcagaataaaaATACAAGTTAACATCCTTGTGGTTGTTAAATCCTTCTTCTCATGTCACTGTGTAAAAaacaactgctttttttttttttttttttgcaatcgaCTCTCTCCCACCCTACTTGTCAGGTCCTTATTTTAGAGGGTTGCCGGGGTAATGCGGTACAGTGAAGTGTTCTACATAAGCAGGGGCGAGCTGGCCATGACAGCTCAGAATGTCACACGCAGACACAGGCACACACTTTTGAATGAGAATGAAAACATAATGCATCTGCAAAGTAATATaaacattaaagtgccaactttAATACCAAATACTGTTCTTGGCAAAGATAAGGCAAGATAATAACAAGTGGTCAACCGATAACGGTTTTAAGACTAATGTCAATGAAAATGGGAAAGATGGCAGATTACAAATATAATACTGACTTTTAATCTTGAATGTACTATacttttatacaaaataaaaaatcaagagCATTTTTACAAATATGCTTAAAATTATGTTCACTAACATGACATGAAGACTGGTTTCTGCCACagataaatataaatttaaaaaatgattctttaagtcataataatgacatattaagtcattattataagATACTAATTCATTATTATGAGATGCCAAGTCATTATGAGAAAATGTCTCATTATTATGAataactaagtcattattatgaaaatTTTATTCTCAGTATTTTGACTCATAATTACAAGAAAGTGAGATACTGCGCACTATTTTAAGAGCGTTAAGAGCAGTGCCATGCAATACGTCATTTGCTTAAAGTCATTTGGCatgaccatgaagttttggtatttttgtgcaagtatgtgctaagtctaggcgaaAATGGGTCTGGCAAAATTGCGTGCGCAAAGTgataatgggctgggtcaagtgcaatttaattctgaggttcttctccgatTATTGCACCGCCAGCATCCTTTTAGATAGTCCATTCCCTATCAGTctccagcgatataaacaaagacaacacATTCATACAAatttggccaagtgtaaatgggctgAATGCAATTATTTAGAAGAGCAGAAattataaccacctccccaaatccaaatattttaccctctccaacttcttccaccggcctctttaaaacaacaggtggaaaaatatcaatttaaattatattataaatacaattgtaaaaataGCCTaaacataataacaataacagctataaaaataaaacataacctctagaaagtttaacacaaatctcttacatttttatttcataaaatggctataacAATGATTGTCAGGGGTATAATTTGATactatattttcagaatttgaACATTAACATTAGAAATGCTCCTGAAATtaacccacagtttgcgtgcatacacccacagatagcgcaaacactacCACCCATGCTCACTTGCGCTTTCGCTGGCATAAAGATTGCTCATAAAAATGTTATAAGACGGTGTGCACAGTCACTGTGCGTAGCGTTGTTCTCAGTGCGGTCACGGAAATACAGCCCATTAAGTCATAAgtatgataatttttttcattattatgagatactaagcaCATTATTATGAGACTGTTTCTCATTGACTTAAAAATTTCATTCTGttagtcataataatgagatattattTAACTCTGGAAGAAACCAGCTTCCATATAATAAATCTATGGCACTATCAATAAAAACGCTATAAGAACAATCTTTTCTAATTCAAAGAAGAATTAGAAAAGTGTTGTTTATAGCATTTCTAAAAATGATGTAATGCTTTGGATTAGGAAATGTGAAGTAATTCAACCATTCTGTATCAGGGCTGTGTCAATAAATTAAACACAACCTTAAATGTGTTCTTTAAGGATATGTTTAATTTAAGCTGGCACTCATTGTATTGCTGAGTTCACATAGATATTTGATACCTGATTTATTAATGTTGAGTTGTCATGGTACTGCATTGACTCTCTGTTCTAGCATTTACACCAACCTGTCACAGATAATGTGCTTGTTTGCCTACAGTACATTTCACCATTTATTTTGTGGATCTGGCTGCTAGCCACATAAATACAGGCCATCTGTTTTGCATGTACACACAGATCCAGACAGAAATGTTTTTCTCATTACGAATGATAATTCTTCTATGTTTTAATagagaaattaaaataatggCACACATGTGTGGGGTAATGTTGTTGTCTTCTCTACAACATCTACACATTTTtaccatacattttattttaggtAGAACTGGAAGACACATTATGAAATACTGAAACTTCACATGACATCCCTACTTACCCAAAATACACAGCAGTTGTGCCATCTGATTTTTGAGTTGAGTCACCATCATTTAGGCAAACTTTGTGTAATTCTGTCATTTCTATCCTGCCctgagagaaacagacagacacagacatgtcTGTATAACATAAATGGACAAGCTGTGGACAAATGGACAATGGTACTTCAGTATCTTGCATCACATTGTCATGATATTTGGTTACTCTTCTTATTTTGTAGAGTGTAGAGAATTACGCTTCTTCACCTCATGCCCTAACAACGTACAAATTGATtagtgacacttttttttttttttttttttcattttgcaaaccacaaaaaaaaaatcctgcataAATCTGTTCAAACTTCTACACCTATGAGGTAAAAACTCCAAGAATTGCAAAAAGCTACGTGTAAATCTAATGTTTCTGCCACCAAAACATCACAATGGTTTTCATTTAATAACACTGCAACTAGTTTTATATATAGAGTGTATTTCTCCTTCTTGAAATATTGCATTTGGTTTTTGACTGCACCTCATATTTAGTTAGTTTGaatacctttttctttttgtgtgcaCCTTATACTATTAGAAAAGGGAAACCATTTAAACAGTAAGCTGAAAGTGGCCTGGAAACTTTGCTCATAAGGAAAATTAAATGAATAGCAATAACCTGATATTCAAAATAGTAGCCTAAATCTTTATTGTCTATATAGCCTATGAGTGTGTCAAATCAATAAACCAATAAAGCTTCTTTTAATCATGAACCATGGCTTCTTTCAATCATTATTCTGTCTGTTTTATATGCAACTAAGTATAACAACATAGGAAAAAAGACCATCTTATAAAGGGATGAGTTGAAACTATAAAACTCATAAAACTctatgagtttatatatatatatatatatatatatatatatatatataatgctatagcctatattcattataataataaatatataatatatacagtagccAACTGTAGCCTATATGAAATGctataaaagacagacagacagacagatagatagattgtgaGTCACCTGTTGGATTAATTATCTGTAGCCAGATGAAGCACCATGAGCACGGTGTGGGTGTCAAGGGGACTGTTTACGTAGAGACCCAATGCGCGAACACGTGTTTCATTTGCCTTTAACTGCTGTGAGGTGACGTATTCAATCATTAACTCCGCGTGTCCCCTGGTACGCAAACACCAGCCATTCATGTTCTATAGATTCAAAATAAAGAGGAGAAACAGAAAGGCAAAGATTAAATCCAGGATATGAGAGATTTTCAACGGCAACAAATCAGTCAAACGGGGGCGGACAAGAAAACGTCTCGTCAGCAACAGCAGAAGTCcagcaaactttttatttttctcactcccaaggtgagaacagaccaaagtccAGTCGTGATCGGTTCCACATTACAGACACCGAcaaagctgaattttttttttatttttttttattttatttttttttgtcagtccGTGGTTGAAATACATTCATCTCACGCTGCTCTATTGTTTCGGACGCATTGCGGCGGTGGAGAGAATTAACACTGAATTTGAGAATTACACGGTGGGTTATGAATATTCACTGTATTTGATCGAGACAGCGCTAGAGGAACTGCATAACGGAATAGCAAGATCTCAGATGACAACCAAGTAATGTGAGTTGCCACTCTGCTgacaattttttttcctcttaaagcgtttattttattttatttttattttattcactcaAAATTATGTTCTATTTTTTGCatattgtcttttgttttcttttatttattttaattactttcttTTCtcaacatatttttatattatttatgttatGGTTATTATCACTGATTTATATATCAGGTGTTATTATATTTTCTTGCTTATTTAATTTAGTTGTCTTTtcttaacattttataatattttaatatgatatatTTTATGAACTTTtcattacatatatattttatatatttttttcttaaattattatattttcttacattattcattatattattttatttattatgctgtATGACGTTTGTGTTTTAAGCCTGGTACTTGTGACTGAGCTGTATTGATTATTacatggcaataaataaataaataaatacaaaatacatggGGTAAAAGTCCATTATTTATAacgaatttaaaaaaaaaaaaaatcggtctGAAATCTGTATAAGTGGTTATCCTCTGTTACtgttaatgatgatgatgataaattaCCTTTCctttagattttaatttttttatatatttcttaaatatttttctcaactTAAAAGATGTTTGGTAActcacagtgtctctgtttgcAGGTAATTTTAAAACTATTCTCCAACCCCTGATCCTATAAAGGGGTAAGAAATCAAAACCGAATTCCATCCTGCCTGTCCTGAGGTGGCTGGACCACCAGTATGGACCCCTGGCAAACACTGGTGTCCAGATGGTGAGAACAAATTTACATCTGACTGATAGCTTTAATGAGCTCTTTGCAATTCTAGTTTGTGattgcaatattttaaaataaagaagtaGATATAGAACTTACAAGTTGTAAATTAAAGAAGAGAAATGAACTGTATGTATAAATGGATATATGggttataatgtatatataagcATTTATTGTCTATTCGATGCTTTTTGGTTTATGCAAATCATGGACATCTACCACAAATGAATGCTTTTGAGACAATGCCATATTATTACATTATCAGTACTGCTGATGTGATTTTCACAGCTAAATGTTGCAAAATTAATTGCACTCTTTAGGTAGAATAATTGTAATTGCCTGTCTGTTCATGTCTATTTCAGTTCTGCATGGTGGCAGATGCATACTCCACACACACTGAGAGCTTGTATATATGATGTGTGTAAACCCCTGGTGCCACTTCTGCTC
This Myxocyprinus asiaticus isolate MX2 ecotype Aquarium Trade chromosome 20, UBuf_Myxa_2, whole genome shotgun sequence DNA region includes the following protein-coding sequences:
- the LOC127411399 gene encoding serine/threonine/tyrosine-interacting-like protein 1, with product MGIVVSRVDKCRLVCSTGLRGSLNVQSSASCKEINGTVKLSQNEVTESSQTNTEALLIPALPEKANIERGYVTPQQVYNLLNAEAGQPSLHDPYYILILDCRSAERYKQSHLVTARASVTVMHPELGCLISCVQLQEFSIILLYAEEGQSPVGSQEARADSPTLQQCFFQLSALGMDPVILQGGYSAFHSLYPFLCTPRMVLLESERQSLTIYPSEILEEALYQGSALQAHDYRIIKNLHITHVVNATAEISDAFPSVLHYLRLRLSDDAQQDLRQALPEASRFIAEALRGAAGSPGGRVLVHCSLGRSRSSVLTLGFLMEHRRWSLLHAFRWLKERRGCATPNAGFLRQLSDHEEQLFGQRLTSLDDICL